Proteins encoded by one window of Homoserinimonas aerilata:
- the uvrB gene encoding excinuclease ABC subunit UvrB has protein sequence METTRSVRPFEVISEYVPSGDQPTAIAELAARINAGETDVVLLGATGTGKSATTAWLIEQVQRPTLVMAHNKTLAAQLANEFRELMPNNAVEYFVSYYDYYQPEAYVPQTDTFIEKDSSVNAEVERLRHSTTNSLLSRRDVIVVSTVSCIYGLGAAEEYLEAMIALQVGERISRDSIIRQFVAMQYQRNDIDFSRGKFRVRGDTIEIIPMYEENAIRIEMFGDEIEALYSLHPLTGDVIKKLDAVSVFPATHYAASPETMKRAIVGIRAELEERLGELERQGKLLEAQRLRMRTTFDLEMMEQIGFCSGIENYSRHIDGRAPGEAPNCLIDYFPDDFLVVIDESHVTVPQIGAMFEGDASRKRTLVEHGFRLPSALDNRPLKFSEFLDRVGQKVYLSATPGKYEMGITDSVVEQIIRPTGLIDPEIVVKPSKGQIDDLLEQIRLRTASNERVLVTTLTKKMAEELTDFLTEAGVRVRYLHSDVDTLRRVELLTELRQGVYDVLVGINLLREGLDLPEVSLVAILDADKEGFLRSSTSLIQTIGRAARNVSGAVHMYADVVTDSMRIAIEETDRRREKQVAYNLANGIDPTPLRKKIADITDVLAREEADTAEFLAARGGKDAKKRTPTPNLRREGTRFEGLAASGANDLEALIRDLNEQMLQAASELKFELAGRLRDEVADLKKELRQMEAAGHI, from the coding sequence GTGGAAACGACCAGGTCCGTCCGCCCGTTCGAAGTAATCAGTGAATATGTGCCGAGCGGTGATCAGCCGACGGCGATCGCCGAGCTCGCGGCGCGCATCAACGCGGGTGAGACGGATGTCGTACTGCTCGGTGCGACAGGAACAGGCAAGTCGGCGACGACGGCCTGGCTGATCGAGCAGGTGCAGCGCCCGACTCTCGTCATGGCGCACAACAAGACGCTCGCGGCGCAGCTCGCCAACGAGTTCCGTGAGCTCATGCCGAACAACGCGGTCGAGTACTTCGTCTCGTACTACGACTACTACCAGCCAGAGGCCTACGTTCCGCAGACCGACACCTTCATCGAGAAGGACAGCTCGGTCAACGCCGAGGTCGAGCGCCTGCGCCACTCCACGACGAACTCGCTGCTCAGTCGGCGCGACGTGATCGTCGTCTCCACCGTCTCCTGTATCTACGGCCTCGGCGCCGCAGAGGAGTATCTGGAGGCGATGATCGCCCTGCAGGTGGGCGAGCGCATCTCCCGCGATTCGATCATCCGGCAGTTCGTGGCGATGCAGTACCAACGCAACGACATCGACTTCTCCCGTGGCAAGTTCCGTGTTCGGGGCGACACGATCGAGATCATCCCGATGTATGAGGAGAACGCGATCCGCATCGAGATGTTCGGGGATGAGATCGAGGCGCTCTACTCCCTGCATCCTTTGACGGGCGATGTCATCAAGAAGCTCGACGCCGTGTCGGTCTTCCCTGCGACCCACTACGCGGCGAGCCCCGAGACCATGAAACGCGCCATCGTCGGCATCCGTGCCGAACTGGAGGAGCGGCTCGGCGAGCTCGAACGCCAGGGCAAACTCTTGGAGGCCCAGCGACTCCGGATGCGCACAACCTTCGATCTGGAGATGATGGAGCAGATCGGTTTCTGCAGTGGCATCGAGAACTATTCGCGCCACATCGACGGGCGGGCGCCGGGGGAGGCCCCGAACTGTCTCATCGACTATTTCCCTGACGACTTCCTTGTCGTGATCGATGAATCGCATGTCACCGTGCCGCAGATCGGTGCGATGTTCGAGGGTGACGCCTCGCGCAAGCGCACGCTCGTCGAGCACGGCTTCCGGCTGCCGAGCGCACTCGACAACCGGCCCCTCAAGTTCAGCGAGTTCCTCGACCGCGTCGGCCAGAAGGTGTACCTCTCGGCCACGCCGGGCAAGTATGAGATGGGCATAACCGACAGTGTCGTCGAGCAGATCATCCGCCCGACCGGCCTGATCGATCCGGAGATCGTCGTCAAGCCGAGCAAGGGGCAGATCGACGATCTGCTCGAGCAGATCCGCCTCCGCACGGCCAGCAACGAACGGGTCCTCGTCACAACCCTCACCAAGAAGATGGCGGAGGAGCTCACCGACTTCCTCACGGAGGCCGGAGTCAGGGTTCGCTATCTGCACTCCGATGTCGACACGCTTCGACGTGTGGAGCTCCTGACGGAGCTGCGACAGGGGGTGTACGACGTGCTCGTCGGCATCAACCTGCTGCGAGAGGGCCTCGACCTGCCCGAGGTGTCGCTCGTCGCCATTCTCGACGCCGACAAGGAGGGCTTCCTCCGCTCGTCGACATCGCTCATCCAGACGATCGGCCGTGCGGCCCGAAACGTCTCAGGAGCCGTACACATGTACGCGGATGTCGTCACCGACTCCATGCGGATCGCCATCGAGGAGACCGACCGCAGGCGCGAGAAGCAGGTCGCCTACAACCTGGCGAACGGCATCGATCCGACCCCGCTGCGCAAGAAGATCGCCGACATCACCGATGTGCTCGCCCGCGAGGAGGCCGACACGGCCGAGTTCCTTGCGGCCCGCGGCGGCAAGGATGCGAAGAAGCGCACCCCGACGCCGAACCTCCGCCGAGAGGGCACCCGCTTCGAGGGGCTTGCCGCGAGCGGGGCGAACGACCTCGAGGCGCTCATCCGCGATCTCAACGAGCAGATGCTGCAGGCTGCGTCCGAGCTCAAGTTCGAACTCGCCGGCCGCCTGCGCGATGAGGTGGCAGATCTGAAGAAGGAGCTGCGGCAGATGGAGGCCGCAGGGCACATCTGA
- the uvrA gene encoding excinuclease ABC subunit UvrA, which yields MTISPVDSPAKLSVRGARVHNLRNVDLEVPRDSLVVFTGLSGSGKSSLAFDTIFAEGQRRYVESLSAYARQFLGQVDRPDVDFIEGLSPAVSIDQKSTNRNPRSTVGTITEIYDYMRLLWARIGIPHCPVCGEKIERQTVQQIADQLMTLETGTRYQVVSPVISQKKGEFVDLFKELAASGYSRAIVDGEQIQLSSPPTLKKQVKHDIAVIVDRLVAADDILTRLTDSLETALRLTDGLVSINFIDETGDSAWRNFSEKLSCPNGHPVQLTEVEPRTFSFNAPFGACPECSGLGTRMAVDSELLLGDPELSLSEGVVLPWTQGGKGLYNYFQRLLEGLARDLDFSLDTPWGELPDEVRESILRGHDFQVSVRWKNRFGREMKYTTGFEGVIPYIERKYLEAETDSARQRYASYLREIPCAVCNGKRLKPEVLAVTVHEQSIADVCELSLVDTFAFMNELELTEREARIAAAVLREIRARLEFLLEVGLSYLNLARSAGSLSGGEAQRIRLATQIGSGLTGVLYVLDEPSIGLHQRDNRRLIDTLVKLKNLGNTLIVVEHDEDTIRTADWVVDIGPGAGEHGGKVVHSGSYEALLTNPQSITGDYLSGRQSIATPSTRRPSDPERMLTIEGARANNLRSVDASIPLGTFTAVTGVSGSGKSSLINDILYKVLANELNGARQIPGKHTRVRGLESLDKVVHVDQAPIGRTPRSNPATYTGVFDRIRTLFSETAEAKARGYLPGRFSFNVKGGRCENCSGDGTIKIEMNFLPDVYVTCEVCGGARYNRDTLSVHYKGKNIAEVLDMPISEAAEFFEAIGAIHRYLLTLVEVGLGYVRLGQSATTLSGGEAQRVKLATELQRRSNGRSIYVLDEPTTGLHFEDVRKLLLVLNGLVDKGNTVVVIEHNLDVIKSADWVIDLGSEGGSGGGQIIATGTPEDVARSRKSHTGKFLKEVLAAKPAGGKRPQRARAAG from the coding sequence GTGACCATTTCCCCGGTTGATTCCCCCGCCAAGCTGAGCGTTCGTGGCGCTCGTGTGCACAATCTCCGCAATGTCGACCTCGAAGTCCCTCGTGACTCGCTCGTCGTCTTCACGGGTCTTTCCGGCTCAGGCAAGTCCTCTCTCGCCTTCGACACGATCTTTGCCGAAGGCCAGCGACGGTACGTCGAGTCGCTCTCGGCCTACGCCCGCCAGTTCCTCGGCCAGGTGGATCGCCCCGACGTCGACTTCATCGAGGGCTTGAGCCCGGCGGTCTCGATCGACCAGAAGTCGACCAACCGCAACCCCCGGTCCACGGTCGGCACGATCACCGAGATCTACGACTACATGCGCCTCCTCTGGGCGCGCATCGGCATCCCGCACTGCCCGGTCTGCGGCGAGAAGATCGAGCGTCAGACCGTCCAGCAGATCGCCGACCAGTTGATGACGCTGGAGACCGGTACCCGTTACCAGGTGGTCAGCCCGGTCATCTCGCAGAAGAAGGGCGAGTTCGTCGACCTCTTCAAGGAGTTGGCAGCCTCGGGGTATTCCCGGGCGATCGTCGATGGTGAGCAGATCCAACTGAGCTCCCCTCCCACGCTCAAGAAGCAGGTCAAGCACGATATCGCGGTCATCGTCGACCGCCTCGTCGCTGCTGACGACATCCTCACCCGCCTCACCGACTCCCTCGAGACGGCTCTCCGACTCACCGACGGCCTCGTCTCCATCAACTTCATCGATGAGACCGGCGACAGCGCCTGGCGCAACTTCTCCGAGAAGCTGTCCTGCCCGAACGGGCACCCCGTGCAACTCACCGAGGTCGAGCCCCGCACCTTCTCCTTCAACGCACCCTTCGGTGCCTGCCCCGAATGCTCCGGGCTCGGCACCCGCATGGCGGTCGACTCTGAGCTTCTTCTCGGCGATCCCGAGCTGAGCCTCTCCGAGGGCGTCGTACTGCCGTGGACTCAGGGCGGCAAGGGCCTCTACAACTACTTCCAGAGGCTCCTCGAGGGCCTCGCACGCGATCTCGACTTCTCCCTCGACACCCCGTGGGGCGAGCTTCCGGATGAGGTTCGCGAGTCGATCCTGCGCGGTCATGACTTCCAGGTGAGTGTGCGTTGGAAGAACCGCTTCGGTCGCGAGATGAAGTACACGACCGGCTTCGAGGGCGTCATTCCCTATATCGAGCGCAAGTACCTCGAGGCCGAGACCGATTCTGCCCGCCAACGCTATGCGAGCTACCTCCGCGAGATCCCGTGCGCGGTGTGTAATGGCAAACGGCTGAAGCCCGAGGTCCTTGCCGTCACGGTGCACGAGCAGAGCATTGCGGATGTCTGCGAGCTGAGCCTCGTCGACACCTTCGCCTTCATGAACGAGCTTGAGCTCACGGAGCGTGAGGCTCGTATTGCTGCCGCGGTGCTCCGCGAGATCCGCGCCCGTCTCGAGTTCCTCCTCGAGGTCGGGCTGAGCTATCTCAACCTGGCGCGCTCGGCGGGTTCCCTCTCCGGCGGTGAGGCCCAGCGCATCCGTCTGGCCACCCAGATCGGCTCGGGTCTCACCGGCGTTCTGTACGTGCTCGACGAGCCCAGCATCGGCCTGCACCAGCGCGACAACCGTCGCCTCATCGACACCCTGGTCAAGCTCAAGAACCTCGGCAACACCCTCATCGTCGTCGAGCACGACGAAGACACCATCCGCACTGCCGACTGGGTCGTCGACATCGGCCCCGGCGCGGGCGAGCACGGGGGCAAGGTCGTGCACTCCGGGTCCTACGAGGCGCTGCTGACGAACCCGCAATCGATCACGGGCGACTATCTCTCCGGCCGCCAGTCGATCGCCACGCCGAGCACGCGCCGACCCAGTGATCCCGAGCGGATGCTCACGATCGAGGGTGCGCGCGCCAACAATCTGCGCAGTGTCGATGCGAGCATTCCCCTGGGTACCTTCACCGCGGTCACCGGCGTCAGCGGTTCCGGCAAGTCGTCGCTCATCAACGACATCCTCTACAAGGTGCTCGCCAACGAGTTGAACGGGGCTCGCCAGATCCCCGGCAAGCACACCCGCGTCAGGGGGCTCGAGAGCCTCGACAAGGTGGTCCACGTCGATCAGGCACCGATCGGCCGCACGCCGCGCTCGAATCCGGCCACCTATACCGGCGTCTTCGATCGCATCCGCACCCTCTTCTCCGAGACGGCCGAGGCGAAGGCGCGGGGCTACCTCCCCGGGCGCTTCAGCTTCAACGTCAAGGGCGGACGCTGCGAGAACTGCTCGGGTGATGGCACCATCAAGATCGAGATGAACTTCCTGCCCGACGTCTACGTCACCTGCGAGGTGTGCGGGGGAGCGCGGTACAACCGCGACACCCTTTCGGTGCACTACAAGGGCAAGAACATCGCTGAAGTGCTCGACATGCCCATCAGCGAGGCTGCCGAGTTCTTCGAGGCGATCGGTGCCATCCACCGATATCTGCTCACCCTCGTCGAGGTCGGGCTGGGCTATGTTCGCCTCGGCCAGAGCGCGACGACGCTCTCGGGCGGCGAGGCGCAACGCGTCAAACTCGCCACGGAGCTTCAACGACGCTCGAACGGTCGCAGCATCTACGTGCTCGATGAGCCCACGACCGGGCTGCACTTCGAAGACGTTCGCAAGCTGTTGCTCGTGCTCAATGGGCTCGTAGACAAGGGCAACACCGTCGTCGTCATCGAACACAATCTCGACGTCATCAAGTCGGCCGACTGGGTCATCGACCTCGGGTCTGAGGGCGGCTCGGGCGGTGGCCAGATCATCGCAACCGGAACGCCCGAAGACGTCGCGCGCTCGCGCAAGAGCCACACCGGCAAGTTCCTCAAGGAGGTTCTGGCCGCCAAGCCCGCGGGCGGCAAGCGGCCACAGCGCGCCCGGGCCGCCGGATAG
- the uvrC gene encoding excinuclease ABC subunit UvrC, translated as MADTVSYRPKAGEIPTQPGVYRFRDASERILYVGKAKNLRARLSNYFAPLQSLHERTRRMVTTAVSVEWTVVASEFEALQLEFTWIKEFDPPFNVQFRDDKSYPYLAITLAESVPRVIVTRNKNITGARYFGPYTKVWALRETVDLMLKAFPMRSCTDSTYKRAERSGRPCLLGDIGKCAAPCVGRVSKEDHKSIALDFASFMAGQDTRYVNELTTKMTTAAEEQDYESAARYRDQRSALETVLTKNAVVLSDSIDADVIGIAHDELAAAVQQFVVRGGRIRGVHSWVVDKELDVELPELVESVLQNAYGDDVEPPRRVIVPALPEDAPELEYWLAARRWESAGHTGRVTLSVARRGELAALAQTVDTNARNALVLYKTRRSGDFVARSQALADIQDALGMADAPLRIECYDVSHLSGTNIVASMVVFEDGLPRKDQYRRFSIPESTDDTESIFQTLSRRLSHLDDDAEAAETEPSLGTGTAGSAQSSETAQDAQETVVDQAPPRRRFAYRPNLLIVDGGQPQVNAAARALREQGVTDIQLCGIAKRLEEIWLPDSDYPVILPRNSDALFLIQRIRDEAHRFAITYQRQRRRRDISSVLSEIPGVGPSRVRELLRHFGSVTKLRTASAEEIMVVKGVGPALAETIHSRLRDPAGPQAR; from the coding sequence ATGGCAGACACTGTCAGCTACCGTCCGAAGGCGGGGGAGATCCCCACCCAGCCGGGTGTTTACCGATTCCGGGATGCCTCGGAGCGCATTCTCTACGTCGGCAAGGCGAAGAACCTGCGGGCCAGGCTCAGCAACTATTTCGCACCGCTTCAGAGCCTGCATGAGCGCACCAGGCGGATGGTGACGACGGCTGTCTCCGTGGAGTGGACCGTTGTTGCGAGCGAGTTCGAGGCTCTGCAGCTGGAGTTCACCTGGATCAAAGAGTTCGATCCTCCGTTCAATGTGCAGTTCCGTGACGACAAGTCTTATCCGTATCTCGCGATCACGCTCGCCGAGAGCGTTCCTCGGGTCATCGTCACCCGTAACAAGAACATCACGGGTGCCCGCTATTTCGGCCCCTACACGAAGGTGTGGGCCCTGCGCGAGACCGTCGATCTCATGCTCAAGGCGTTCCCGATGCGCAGCTGCACCGATTCGACCTACAAGCGAGCGGAGCGATCTGGGCGCCCGTGTCTGCTCGGTGACATCGGTAAATGTGCCGCCCCGTGTGTCGGGCGCGTCAGCAAGGAGGACCACAAGTCGATCGCCCTCGACTTCGCGTCTTTCATGGCCGGTCAGGACACTCGTTACGTCAACGAGCTGACTACGAAGATGACCACAGCAGCCGAGGAACAGGACTATGAGTCCGCTGCGCGGTATCGCGACCAGCGGTCCGCGCTCGAGACCGTGCTCACGAAGAACGCGGTCGTTCTCTCCGACAGCATCGATGCGGATGTCATCGGCATCGCTCATGATGAGCTTGCGGCTGCGGTGCAGCAGTTCGTGGTGCGTGGTGGCCGCATCCGTGGGGTGCACAGTTGGGTGGTTGACAAGGAGCTCGATGTGGAGCTCCCCGAGCTGGTCGAGTCGGTGCTGCAGAACGCCTACGGTGATGACGTCGAGCCGCCGAGACGGGTTATCGTTCCGGCTCTCCCCGAGGATGCACCCGAGCTCGAATACTGGCTTGCCGCTCGCCGCTGGGAGTCAGCCGGCCACACGGGCCGGGTCACCCTCTCCGTGGCGAGGCGTGGCGAGCTTGCCGCACTCGCCCAGACGGTCGACACGAATGCCCGTAACGCGCTCGTGCTCTACAAGACTCGTCGCAGCGGCGATTTCGTGGCGCGTTCCCAGGCCCTCGCCGACATTCAGGATGCACTCGGAATGGCCGATGCGCCGCTGCGGATCGAGTGTTACGACGTCTCCCATCTGTCGGGTACGAACATCGTCGCGTCGATGGTCGTGTTCGAAGACGGCCTGCCGCGAAAAGACCAGTACCGACGTTTCAGCATCCCCGAGTCCACCGATGACACCGAGTCGATCTTCCAGACGCTGAGCCGGAGGCTCTCCCACCTCGATGATGATGCCGAGGCCGCGGAGACGGAACCATCGCTCGGCACCGGTACGGCTGGCAGCGCGCAGAGTTCTGAAACTGCTCAGGATGCGCAGGAGACCGTGGTCGACCAGGCTCCGCCTCGACGTCGCTTCGCCTACCGCCCCAATCTGCTGATCGTCGACGGCGGTCAGCCACAGGTGAATGCGGCGGCACGTGCGCTGAGAGAACAGGGCGTCACCGACATCCAGTTGTGTGGCATCGCCAAGCGCCTTGAAGAGATCTGGCTCCCCGACTCGGATTATCCGGTCATCCTGCCCCGCAACAGCGACGCTCTCTTCCTCATCCAGAGGATTCGCGATGAGGCCCATCGCTTCGCGATCACCTACCAACGACAGCGTCGACGCCGCGACATCTCCTCTGTTCTCTCCGAGATTCCGGGGGTCGGTCCGTCGCGTGTTCGCGAGCTGCTTCGGCACTTCGGTTCGGTGACGAAGCTCCGCACGGCGTCCGCTGAGGAGATCATGGTGGTGAAGGGCGTCGGTCCGGCCCTCGCCGAGACCATCCACAGCCGGCTGCGCGACCCAGCCGGTCCGCAGGCTCGGTAG
- the rapZ gene encoding RNase adapter RapZ, translated as MAEAGEQQEVLIVTGMSGAGRTTVGNALEDLGWYVVDNLPPQMLRPLAELADRAGGNLPRIAAIVDVRGGRLFSDLSEMIESLRMTSHLRVIFLEATDAALVRRFEQVRRPHPLQGDGTLLDGIAEERARMAEIRESSDIVIDTTDLNIHQLAMSVADTFSAENTPGLSVTIVSFGFKYGLPADADLVVDMRFLPNPFWIPELRAHNGRDAEVSSFVLAQEGAEEFITGYVAALQPVFAGYQRENKRHATIAVGCTGGKHRSVAVAEELARRLRASPSIAVNVKHRDLGRE; from the coding sequence ATGGCAGAGGCGGGCGAGCAGCAGGAGGTGCTGATCGTCACAGGCATGTCCGGGGCGGGGCGCACGACGGTTGGCAACGCGCTCGAGGATCTGGGCTGGTACGTCGTCGACAATCTGCCGCCCCAGATGCTGCGGCCGCTGGCCGAACTCGCAGACCGCGCCGGAGGCAATCTGCCCCGCATCGCTGCGATCGTCGACGTTCGCGGCGGGCGGTTGTTCTCCGATCTGAGCGAGATGATCGAATCGCTGCGCATGACCTCGCATCTGCGCGTGATCTTCCTCGAGGCCACGGATGCTGCGCTCGTGCGCCGCTTCGAGCAGGTGCGTCGCCCGCACCCTCTGCAGGGTGATGGCACGCTCCTCGACGGGATAGCGGAGGAGCGCGCCAGAATGGCCGAGATCCGCGAGTCCAGCGACATCGTCATCGACACGACGGATCTGAACATCCACCAGTTGGCGATGTCGGTCGCCGACACGTTCTCGGCTGAGAACACTCCGGGTCTGAGCGTCACGATCGTCAGTTTCGGCTTCAAGTACGGCCTCCCCGCGGACGCCGATCTGGTGGTCGACATGCGTTTCCTTCCCAATCCGTTCTGGATCCCTGAACTGCGGGCGCACAACGGGCGTGATGCCGAGGTGAGTTCCTTCGTGCTTGCGCAGGAGGGCGCCGAGGAGTTCATCACCGGCTATGTCGCCGCATTGCAGCCCGTGTTCGCCGGCTACCAGCGCGAGAACAAGCGGCATGCGACCATCGCTGTCGGCTGCACCGGCGGCAAGCACCGTTCGGTCGCCGTCGCTGAGGAGCTCGCACGCAGGCTCCGGGCTTCACCGTCGATAGCCGTCAACGTGAAGCATCGTGATCTGGGCCGCGAATAG
- the whiA gene encoding DNA-binding protein WhiA, whose amino-acid sequence MALTADVKDELAKIQVSKTTVRAAELSTILRFSGGLHIISGRIAVESELDTAQLARRVRKDLAELYGVRSEISVISASGIRKSSQYLVRVLESGETLARQTGLLDARRRPIRGLPNKLTTGSREELAAIWRGAFLAHGSLTDPGRSAALEITCPGNEAAMALVGAAGRLGVAAKAREVRGVHRVVIRDGEAISAMLVLMGAQSTVLSWEELRQRREVRATANRLVNFDDANLRRSAQAAVAACARVERALEILGDDIPGHLRYAGELRLRFRDASLDELGHHADPPMTKDAVAGRIRRLLAMADKLADEQGIPGTDANLPPDYEEA is encoded by the coding sequence GTGGCTCTCACCGCCGATGTCAAGGACGAGCTCGCAAAGATCCAGGTGAGCAAGACCACGGTCCGCGCAGCCGAGCTCTCGACGATCCTGAGGTTCTCCGGGGGCCTGCACATCATCTCCGGCCGCATCGCGGTTGAGTCGGAACTCGACACCGCGCAGCTGGCGCGCCGCGTCCGCAAGGATCTCGCGGAGCTCTACGGCGTGCGCAGCGAGATCTCGGTCATCTCGGCATCCGGCATTCGTAAGTCGAGCCAGTATCTGGTGCGCGTGCTCGAATCGGGGGAGACCCTCGCGCGGCAGACGGGCCTCCTCGATGCCCGGAGGCGTCCGATCCGGGGCCTCCCGAACAAGCTGACGACGGGCTCACGCGAGGAGCTTGCCGCGATCTGGCGCGGAGCCTTCCTCGCCCACGGCTCGTTGACCGATCCCGGCCGGTCGGCGGCGCTCGAGATCACCTGCCCGGGCAATGAGGCTGCGATGGCGCTCGTCGGCGCGGCAGGTCGGCTCGGTGTCGCGGCGAAGGCGCGCGAGGTCAGGGGAGTGCACCGTGTCGTCATTCGCGACGGCGAGGCCATCAGCGCCATGCTCGTGCTCATGGGCGCGCAGTCCACGGTTCTCAGCTGGGAGGAGCTGCGACAGCGTCGTGAGGTGCGCGCCACCGCGAACCGGCTCGTCAACTTCGATGACGCCAATCTGCGTCGTTCGGCCCAGGCCGCGGTGGCCGCGTGCGCCCGCGTCGAGCGTGCCCTCGAGATCCTCGGCGACGACATCCCCGGACACCTCCGGTATGCGGGAGAGCTGCGTCTGAGGTTCCGGGATGCGAGCCTCGACGAGCTGGGACACCACGCCGACCCGCCGATGACGAAGGATGCGGTGGCCGGTCGGATCAGGCGCCTGTTGGCGATGGCAGACAAGCTTGCAGACGAGCAGGGAATCCCGGGCACGGACGCGAATCTGCCACCCGACTACGAGGAAGCGTAG
- a CDS encoding superoxide dismutase, which translates to MAEYTLPEFQYDYAALEPSISGAIMELHHGKHHQAYVTGANTALAQLAEARDKGELANVNKLQKDLAFNLGGHVNHSIFWTNLSPNGGDKPTGELAAAIDDNFGSFDKFQAHFTAAALGVQGSGWAVLAWDSIGQNLIVQQFFDQQGNFAAGTIPLLMLDVWEHAYYLDYRNVRADYVKAFWNIVDWANVQQRFQAANEKTNGLLVLS; encoded by the coding sequence ATGGCTGAATACACACTTCCCGAGTTCCAGTACGATTACGCCGCGTTGGAACCCAGCATCAGTGGGGCGATCATGGAGCTTCACCACGGCAAGCACCACCAGGCCTATGTGACGGGCGCCAACACGGCCCTCGCACAGCTTGCGGAGGCACGCGACAAGGGCGAGCTGGCCAATGTCAACAAGCTGCAGAAGGACCTCGCGTTCAACCTGGGTGGTCACGTCAACCACTCGATTTTCTGGACGAACCTCTCGCCGAACGGCGGAGACAAGCCGACCGGCGAGCTGGCTGCCGCGATCGATGACAACTTCGGCTCCTTCGACAAGTTCCAGGCGCACTTCACGGCTGCCGCTCTCGGCGTGCAGGGGTCGGGCTGGGCCGTTCTTGCCTGGGATTCGATCGGCCAGAACCTGATCGTGCAGCAGTTCTTCGACCAGCAGGGCAACTTTGCCGCGGGCACGATTCCGTTGCTGATGCTCGACGTCTGGGAGCACGCCTACTACCTTGACTACCGCAATGTGCGTGCCGACTATGTGAAGGCCTTCTGGAACATCGTCGACTGGGCGAACGTCCAGCAGCGCTTCCAGGCCGCGAACGAGAAGACGAACGGCCTGCTGGTACTGTCATAG
- the gap gene encoding type I glyceraldehyde-3-phosphate dehydrogenase: MSVKIGINGFGRIGRNYFRAALAQGSDLEIVAVNDLTDTKTLAHLLKYDSVAGRLDATVQVDGDNIIVNGKTIKVLADRDPANLPWGELGVDIVIESTGFFTKAEGARKHIEAGAKKVLISAPASGEDATFVMGVNHEDYDPANHHIISNASCTTNCLAPLAKVFNDKFGIERGLMTTVHAYTADQNLQDGPHSDLRRARAAAINIVPTSTGAAKAIGLVMPELVGKLDGFALRVPVPTGSITDLTVTASRPVSVDEIKAAYKEAAEGYLKGILKYTEDEIVSSDIVGDAHSSIFDAGLLRVIGDQVKLSSWYDNEWGYSNRLVDLTEYVAERL, translated from the coding sequence ATGAGCGTCAAGATCGGCATCAACGGCTTCGGTCGCATTGGCCGTAACTACTTCCGTGCCGCGCTGGCCCAGGGCAGCGATCTTGAGATCGTTGCCGTCAACGACCTCACCGACACGAAGACCCTTGCCCACCTGCTCAAGTACGACTCCGTCGCAGGCCGCCTCGACGCCACGGTCCAGGTCGATGGTGACAACATCATCGTCAACGGCAAGACCATCAAGGTTCTGGCCGACCGCGACCCCGCCAACCTCCCCTGGGGCGAGCTGGGCGTTGACATCGTCATCGAGTCGACCGGTTTCTTCACCAAGGCTGAGGGTGCGCGCAAGCACATCGAGGCCGGCGCGAAGAAGGTTCTCATCTCGGCTCCCGCTTCAGGCGAGGATGCGACGTTCGTCATGGGCGTCAACCACGAGGACTACGACCCCGCCAACCACCACATCATCTCGAACGCGTCGTGCACCACCAACTGCCTCGCCCCCCTTGCGAAGGTCTTCAACGACAAGTTCGGTATCGAGCGTGGTCTCATGACGACGGTTCACGCCTACACGGCCGACCAGAACCTGCAGGATGGCCCGCACAGCGATCTGCGTCGCGCACGCGCCGCTGCCATCAACATCGTCCCGACCTCGACGGGTGCGGCGAAGGCGATCGGCCTTGTCATGCCTGAGCTCGTCGGCAAGCTCGATGGCTTCGCTCTCCGCGTCCCGGTTCCCACCGGTTCCATCACCGACCTCACCGTGACGGCGAGCCGCCCGGTATCGGTCGATGAGATCAAGGCCGCGTACAAGGAGGCCGCTGAGGGCTACCTCAAGGGCATCCTCAAGTACACCGAGGACGAGATCGTCTCGAGCGACATCGTCGGCGACGCGCACTCGTCGATCTTCGATGCGGGTCTCCTGCGCGTCATCGGCGACCAGGTGAAGCTGAGCAGCTGGTACGACAACGAGTGGGGCTACTCCAACCGTCTCGTCGACCTCACCGAGTACGTCGCCGAGCGCCTGTAA